The genomic region CCCAGGAACTTTTCGGCGATTCTCGGGTCGGTGGGTTCTGTGGAAACGGAGCCGCTCGTCAAATCAATGCGCAGGATGTTTCCGCCGTATCCGTATAGCATGGCTAACCTCCTACTCAATCCACAGCACGGACATGCCGCAGTGGGCGACGCATTGGCCGCAGCGGATGCACTTGAACGGGGCCTCGCGATCGGGGTGGACGAAGATCACTCCCTCGGGGCAGGCCTCCACACAGGCCATGCAGGCGATGCACTTCTCGGGGTCTATGTCGTACACGCCTTTCTTGTCCACGGGGATGGCGTCCACCGGGCACACTTCGGCGCAGGTGCCGCACTGGGTACAGGTGCGGACTTCAAACACGCCGGGGTCGGGGAAATGGGGGTGAATCGCCAGGCGCGCCTTCTTGGGGTTGTTTTCTCCGAAGTTGGCCAGGGAGCAGGCCACCTGGCACGCCCGACAGCCACAACACTTGCTGCTGTCTGCTCTCAGATGCATCTCGTCCTCTCCTTTGAAGGCTGGATTCTGAAGGCCGCAGATAACTACTGCGCCCAGGATAGCCGAACTCGGCGGAATTGTCAAGGCGGGGGCGGGTGTAATAGACCCTGAAGGTCTACATAAGTATAGATCGGATTCGTCATAGCCTCCATGAGCACGGCGCTGGGGTCCGATTCTTCCTCCGGCTCCAGCGGGTTCAGCAGGTCCAGGCGATACCAGGCGTTGCCGTCCGCCTGGGTGCGCCACTCGGCGGCGAAGTCGTTGCCCTGCACGACCCAGCGGGCGGCCTCGCGCCCGTTGGCGATGATGCGCAGCCACAGCCCATCGCCGCCCTCCGCGCCGACGCGAAACACGATGGGCTCGCCGGGCGTGGGGTGGAGCACGTCGCCGGCCATGGCGGTCTGCCCGCCAGCCTGGGCCGTGAAGCGCAGGCGCGGGCCGTCGGGCGCGGACGAGATGTGCACGTGCCCCGCGCGGATGCCGTCCAGAATGCCCCGCGCCGAGAGGTCCTCGGCCCACACCCAGGTGGTGGGCTGGGCCAGGTGGGGCAGGGCCTGCTCGGCGATTGTCGGGGCGATGTGGCAGTCGCTGCCGCCGACGCCCACGACGCGCCGCCCGGCGTTGAGCATGCGCTCCCAGAAGGCCAGCGACTCGTGGTTGGACACGAACCACGGGGCCTGCCACACTTCCACGCAATCCACGTCCAAGTCCTGGCCCAGTTCCCAGTCGGGGCCGTCGTACTTGGGGTGGTTGATGGAGACAAGCGCGCCGCTGTGGTGGGCCTGCTGTACGACCCAGGCCATGTCTTCCCGTGTGCGGACGCGGAAGTCCAGCCAGCGGTCGCAACCCCAGGCGTTCAAATGACCCTTGTACGTCGTAACTTCCTGTCCGGGGATGAGCAGGATGGGGCCGGAGTAGGCCGCCAGTTCGGGGTAGTGGCTGATGGTGTTGTGCTCGGTAACGGCCAGGAAATCCAGGCCGGCGTCTTCTGCGCGCTCCAGCAGGTTTCGCAGCGAGCCGCGGCCGTCGGAGTGGTGGGTGTGGCAGTGGAGGTCGCCGCGGAACCAGGCGGGGCCGGCGCGGCGCGCGAGGTCTTCGGGCATTCGGGGGCTTGGAATCTCCCCGTGCGCCGCGGTACCTGGAATCAGTCGCACGGTTACCTCATAGTCGGTGCCCGCCGGGATGAGTTTGTACGCGCCCAGCAGGATGTGCCAGCGGCCGGGGGTGATGGGGCCGGGGATGTAGCCCGGGGTGGCGTCGCGCGCGCCGACGCGGAACGAGTCGCGGGCGGTGCCGCTCCAGCCGCGGAATCCGCGCTCGGAGGGGAACGGCGTTCCTTCGGGGTCCAGGATGCCGATGTCTATCTGATTGTCGGGCGGGGCATGGGGTTCCCTGGAGCCACGCGCGGTGTAGGCATAGGCGACTTCCAGGGCGGCGACGCCGTCGGGCACGTCAAAGGGCAGCATCAGGTGCGGGTTGGCTTCGCGGTTGGCGGGCGAGATGTGCCCGCGAAGACGCAGCAGGGTCGGTTCGCTCATCGCGTCCCCTCCGGTTCCAGTTCTATCTCCAGTGCCACGGCTCCGAGGGCCTCTTTGTCGGGCGGGTACAGGGTGCGGAGCGCGGCGAGGAGTTCGTCGGCGGTCATCCCTGGCGCGATGCGCGTTACGTCCTCTGTCGCTGCCAGCGCCGCGAAGTCGGAGTACACGGTGATGCGCCGCACGCGCGCCGGGTGGGCGTCGTTGAGGCGCAGGGGCGAGCCGGGGCGCAGGCGCAGGATGTTCGGATAGCCGACGCGTACCTCTATCGTCTTCTGGCGCGCGAGGATCTGCGCCAGGTAGGGTTCCTTGATCCACAGGGTTTTGGGTCGGTCGGACATCGCGAACCTCGCGGGTGCGTACGGGGCAAGTTTACCCCAGGGTTGGGTGGCTGTCAACCGCAGGGGAGCCGGTGGCCGGTCTCCCGTATGCATTTCGGTAGAAGTTGGTCAGACCGATGAGCGGCAGCATGAAACGCATAGAGCGTAGGGCAGGTCTCCATACCTGCCTTCTGCGGCTATGGAAAGCCGCCCTACATGTCTTGGCATTGCGCCACCAACCCATGGCGTGCTACCCCCTCACGCTGCCTGTCTCCGCAAGCGGGGCGAGGGGATTGTGCCGGCCGCTCGGCTTACGCTTGCCCTGTGCCTGGCCCGAAACTTGCAGCCGAGGCGCATGGGAACGCCCCTGCGAGGCGCAATAACCCCTCAGAATTACCCAAAGGGGTTATTGAAATCTCCGGCGGGTTGACGTATACTGTACACTGAAGGCGGTAACGAATGCCTTCATGTCGCGTTATTGTGCGTGAGATGGCAGTTTTGAAACCCAAGAGAGGAGACAGGAATATGAAACGAACCGCACTATTCACCCTCATGGCGGTGCTCGTCCTGCTGGTGGGGAGCGTGCCCGCCTTCGCCCAGGGGTCCTATCCGCCTGGGACCACGTGGAACTCGCCCTTCGTGGTGCAGAACATGGGCAGCACCACGGCGATGGTCTACGTGGAGTACTACCGCATCTCGGATGGCGCGTTTATCAGCACGGCCACCGAGTCCTTCTCGCTCCAGCCCGGGCGAGGCCGCCTTGTGGATCCCAAACTGAACCCGGATCCGAACCTGACCGCAGGGCTGTACTCGGTGGTCATCAGTTCTGATGAGCCTGTGGCGGCCGTGGTCAGCGAGGAAGCCACGAACCGGCAGATGGGCTACACAGGGCTTCCGGCGGGCGGCGAGAAGGTGTACCTGCCCAACATCACCAAGAACTACTACACCTTCAACACGCCGTTCTACATCCAGAACAGCGGCACCAGCACAACGTCGGTTACCATTGAGTTCTTCTACTTCACCAACGGGCAGAAGGTTACGAGCGCGACCCGCGTGATCTCACTTCCGCCGAACGTGAGTTACGAGTACGACCCGGCGCTGGTGCCCGATTCTGAACTGCCGACCAACAAGCAGTATTCGGTGGTGGCGACGGCGTCGCCGGGCGGCTCCATCGTCGCGGCGGTCAACCAGATTAGCAGCAACACGTATCTGGCCTATGCCGGCTTCAGCGGCGGCGCCGATACGGTCTATGCGCCCAACATCGTGAAGGGGTACGCGGGCTACATCACGCCAGCCGTGATCCAGAACGTGGGCACGGTAACGGCCACGGTTACGGTGGAGTACTACGGCATGACGGATGGGGTCTTCTACTCCGGCGCGGGCGCCAAGAACGTCGCTCTCGGCCCCGGCCTGTCCCTGCCCGAGCGCCCATGGACATGGCCCGATTCCGTGCTGCCCAACAACAAGCAGTACTCCATGATCATCCGCGGCAACCCGGGCGACAAACTGGTGGCCATCGTGAACCAGAACCGCAGCGGCCCCACCTACATTGACGGCACGGCCTACAACGCCTTCACCACCGGCTACCAGAACGTCTACGTCCCCTGGGTCATGAAGGGGTACGGCGGCTACCTGACGCCCATCGTGATCCAGAACGTGGGCACGGCCCCGGCGACCTTCAGCGTGCGCTACTACGATCTGGATACGGGTGTGGAGTACCCGAACGCAGGCGCCAAGAACTTCACGCTCAACGCCGGCCAGTCGGTGCCCGAGCGGCCCTGGACCTACTCGGACTCGGTGCTACCCAGCAACAAGCGGTTCACCGTTGTGATTGAGGGGCAGGCGGGCAACAAACTGGCCGCCATCTGCACGCACGTCAAGAGCGGAAGCGTGGACCTGTCCTTCGCTTACGAGGGCATGGGCCGCAACCCGTAGGACGTACCTTCTCTGACCGTAAGAAGGCCGCCGAATTCGGCGGCCTTCTTTTTTGACCGCAGGCAGAATCTGTGCGAGAATGCGCGGCGTGTAGGGGACTTATCCACGAATTGGACGAAAGGCTTCCGCCGGGCGATTGAGCCCATTCACTTCAGAACAGGGGAGAAAATGTGGACGAGACGAAGGACCTGGGCCAGCGCGCCTATCATCTGTTGCGCTTCATCGTGGACGAGATCGGCCCTCGCCCCGCCGGCGGCGAAGGCGAGATGAAGTTCCTGGAGTTCGCGGAGGGGTTCTTCCGCGACCGCGGCCTCACGACAGAACGACAGGTGGTGCCCAACGTCCCGTCGCCGACGGGCCTCTTGCCGCTGATGGTGGTGGGTATCGTGGGTTTGTGGGCCGCCGCGTGGTATCTGCCGGAGGCGCCGTGGGCTCCGTGGGCCTACGTTGCCGTGTTGGCGCTGCTGCCCAGGTATGTGCGCCACGCCCGCGCGAGATGGGGCAAGAGCGGGGCGACGGGGTACAACCTGACGGCTACATTGCCCAGCGCCGGCCCAACCGAGCGGAGGCTCATCCTGTGCGCGCACCATGACACCGCCCGCGCGAGTCGCGTCCCCAGCCCCAGGGTGGGCGAAGTGGCGCGCACCTTGATGCGGCTGTGGCCGTTCATCGCCCTGGGTCTCGGCGCTGCCGGTCTGGTGCGGGCTGTGGATGCGTGGATGGGGCCGTTCGTGCCGTGGCAGGCCTGGACAACATTGCGCTGGGTGCTGATGGCAATCCTCGTGCCCTGGGGCCTGTTCCTGCTGGGTTACCAGGGGCTGGCGCGCAGTCGGAAGTTCTCGCCCGGGGCCAACGACAACGGGTCGGGCGTGGCCGTGCTCATGGCGGCTGCCGAGGCGCTGGCCCAGGAGCCTCTGTCGCGCACGCAGGTGGACGTGGTCTTCTTCTCGGCGGAGGAGAGCGGGCTCATTGGGTCGGAGCGCTACGTGAAAGCGCATTGGGGCGATTTGAACGGCGCAGCGGTGTTGAACGTGGACATGGTGGGCTCCGGCGAGCGTTTGACCTACGTGAGCGGCGCGGGGCTTTTCCCACCCAGGCGCACGACACGATGGCTGAATGCGGTGCTTCGCAAGGTGCGGCCGGAGATGCGGGGGCGGTGGTACTGGATGGGGAACAGCGACTTTTCTTCCTTCCTGGCGAAAGGGATTCCGGCGACCTCGTTGGAGGCTAGCGGGAAGGGGCGCGAGAACGTGTATCATACCGACCGCGATACGATGGACTTCATTGAGCCGATGCTGCTGGATGAGGCGGCGCGACTGGTTCTGGATTTCGCGGCGGCGGTGGACTCGGCAAGCGCGGAGGAGCGGGGATGAAGCGCAAGTATCCGGACGCGCCGATTGTGGCGGTCGGGGCGATCGTGGTGCGGCAGGGGCGCGTGCTGATGGCCCAGCGGGGGCATCCGCCAGGGGAGGGGATTTGGGCCTTTCCAGGCGGGGTGGTGGAGCTGGGCGAGACCCTGGCGGAGGCCGCGGAGCGCGAGATATGGGAGGAGTGCGGCATTCGGGTGCGTGTCATTCGGCCGTTTGGGGTCGTGGATCGCGTCCTGCGCGATGCAGCGGGGCGCGTGGAGTATCACTACGTCATCGTGGACATGCTGGCGGAGTGGGTGGAGGGGGAGCCGCGCGCCGCATCGGATACTTCGCAAGTGGGCTGGTTCAGCGCGGAGGAACTGGATGGGCTGCCTCTGTCCCCTGGCGTGTTGGAGATGGCGATGCGGGCGCTGGGTGAGGTTGGGGCTTCGGGCGCTGGGGCGGATTTGACGGCGCGGTCGGCGGATGGCATAATGTGAGCGTCAGAGGGGAGTCGCTCCACCTGTGCGGCGGGATAGACATGCCGGCCTTGTGCCTGGTTCCGTCGGTTGGCGCGAGCCGATGAGCGAGACCTTTGCCATGAGGCAAGGGTCTTTTTGGTGAGTTGACATAAAAGGAGAAGCGAGATGGACTGGAAGGTGTTGACGGCGACATTTGGGCTGCTGTTGTTGGCAGAACTCGGGGACAAGACGCAGTTGGCGGTGATTTCCATGACGTGCAAGACAGGGAAGCCGTGGATGGTGTTTTTGGGGGCGGCGCTGGCATTGGTGGCGGTTACGCTGATCGGGGCATTTGCGGGGCAGGTGATCTCGCAGGTTGTGCCCGCGCAGGTGCTGAACAAGGTGGCGGCGGCGCTGTTTGTGGTGATGGGCGTGGCGATGTGGTTTGGAGTGTTCTAGGGTGTGTGGAGCGGGCGATTTTGACAAAGGGCGGGTTTTATGGTAGGATGTCGGCGTATCCACAAGCGGAGGCGTGGTGCAGCGGCCTAGCATACCTGCCTGTCAAGCAGGAGATCGCGGGTTCGAATCCCGTCGCTTCCGCCTCTCACAACAGTCTAGTGCGAAGAACGGCTCGAAAATAGGTCGTGGCCGGATGGCTGCGACCTGTTTGTTTTCCACCCAAAGCTCTTTGAAGACGAGTCGAGCGATCTTGCGATCATGCCCGGTGACCCGGGCAATCTCGCTGATTGTCATCCCTCTTCGGCGCATATCCTTGATCATGAATCGTCCCTCCACTTTCAGCACGGTAGTCTCCTCCTCGGCACTCAGGCTAACCAGGCCATTGTGCCTTGGCCGAAACCACCTCACAAAAGTGGGGAGTTTTATCTTGGCCGTTTTGGGGATTTTACCCTTGGCCGTGACAGAATATTGTCGTGAGGTTATGCATGGTACCCTCTACGACCTCCAAGGCGACGAGTGGGTGGACCTGCTGACCTTGGGCGCAGAGCGGAGTATCGGAGGAAGCGGAGGGATGAGAAGAGGCGGGAGAAGGAGAGGGGGGCGCGAAAACGTAGGAAGGAGGCCGGAAAGGGTCAATGAAAGATGTGGCACTGAAGGCTGTGCCTCACTTGCCCGGCTGGCTTTCCTCCGCAATCTCGTCAAACCTCGCCAAGTAAGGCTCGGAGAGCGCATCGGAGAACTCCCGGAGCCACATGCGCGTGTAGGCTAAGTCTACGCTCGGATTCTTCAGCAGCATGACGCGGACGTCTTCCAAGTCTCGCGGACGGCCCGCGATGATCTTGTGGATGATCACGTCTTCCAGGGACGCGAATCTCACATCGGCCTTGCCCATCGGCACCGTGCGAACGCGCTCCAGCGCCTGTTGCTCATAGGGAGAGAAGGAGAATACGAAGTCCACGCGGATGCCGGTCGCGAGGTCTTCACAGGGGAGCACCATCGTTTGGCGCGTGAACGTTTCGGGGTCAATGAGAGGCTTGAGACCGGCTTTCTCCGCCAGCGACAGCACATCCGCCAACCGGTCCAGACCCGCGCCGAGAGTGATGTCAATGTCCTTCGTCAGCCGAGGCTCGCCGTACAGAAGCACGGCCTGGCCGCCGATGACCATATATGCGATGCCCGCCTCATCCAGCGCGAGCGCGATTTTCTCCAGTAAGGCTGTGAACACGCATCACCTCCGCCACGCGGATATCCACCTCAATCCCGTCCAGTGGGTCGCGGCAAGGCAGTATGCCCAGCGCCCGCGCCTCCTCGTAGAGCGCCTCCACGATGAGCAGGCTTCGGAAGTAGTCGGGCGGCTCTCTCCGTATCCTGGCGTCTTCAAATTGCTGTACCATGCGCCGATTCTTGATCATGATGCGCCTCGCGTTTGCATGGAATCATTCTAGCGGGTTTCGCCAGGTGCGTCAAGGCGCGTCGCGTGATATCCGTACGCGACTCCGGTTGTGGTGGAACAGGGCATCCGAAATGCAGATGAGCGCGTGGGGTTGCGATCAGAAGAATTCCACAAAGCACCTGCTGGCCGTGTGCCGCGGCATACTCTTTCAGTATCCTAACCTCGGATCGTGGCATTGCAACTATCATGTGGCCCTTGCGTCAAATCCGCCTCGCTTTCTCTTTCAGTATCCTAACCTCGGATCGTGGCATTGCAACCGACATGGAAGAAGGAACCAAAAACGTCATGGAAACTGTTCTTTCAGTATCCTAACCTCGGATCGTGGCATTGCAACTCACCAGAAGACGCCTACTACGCAATTGCGAACGCATACTTTCAGTATCCTAACCTCGGATCGTGGCATTGCAACTCCATGTTCACGAGCGGCCAGAATGAAATCCTATTCTCTTTCAGTATCCTAACCTCGGATCGTGGCATTGCAACTATATCAAAGTCTACGACACGGCGGGCACGGCGATAGCTTTCAGTATCCTAACCTCGGATCGTGGCATTGCAACTGCACTTCTGGGGCAATAGCACTGGCAAGGGTATTATCTTTCAGTATCCTAACCTCGGATCGTGGCATTGCAACTCACTGCTTTCACGAAGGC from Chloroflexota bacterium harbors:
- a CDS encoding 4Fe-4S dicluster domain-containing protein; translated protein: MHLRADSSKCCGCRACQVACSLANFGENNPKKARLAIHPHFPDPGVFEVRTCTQCGTCAEVCPVDAIPVDKKGVYDIDPEKCIACMACVEACPEGVIFVHPDREAPFKCIRCGQCVAHCGMSVLWIE
- a CDS encoding acetyltransferase encodes the protein MSDRPKTLWIKEPYLAQILARQKTIEVRVGYPNILRLRPGSPLRLNDAHPARVRRITVYSDFAALAATEDVTRIAPGMTADELLAALRTLYPPDKEALGAVALEIELEPEGTR
- a CDS encoding Zn-dependent exopeptidase M28, with protein sequence MDETKDLGQRAYHLLRFIVDEIGPRPAGGEGEMKFLEFAEGFFRDRGLTTERQVVPNVPSPTGLLPLMVVGIVGLWAAAWYLPEAPWAPWAYVAVLALLPRYVRHARARWGKSGATGYNLTATLPSAGPTERRLILCAHHDTARASRVPSPRVGEVARTLMRLWPFIALGLGAAGLVRAVDAWMGPFVPWQAWTTLRWVLMAILVPWGLFLLGYQGLARSRKFSPGANDNGSGVAVLMAAAEALAQEPLSRTQVDVVFFSAEESGLIGSERYVKAHWGDLNGAAVLNVDMVGSGERLTYVSGAGLFPPRRTTRWLNAVLRKVRPEMRGRWYWMGNSDFSSFLAKGIPATSLEASGKGRENVYHTDRDTMDFIEPMLLDEAARLVLDFAAAVDSASAEERG
- a CDS encoding TMEM165/GDT1 family protein, with product MDWKVLTATFGLLLLAELGDKTQLAVISMTCKTGKPWMVFLGAALALVAVTLIGAFAGQVISQVVPAQVLNKVAAALFVVMGVAMWFGVF
- a CDS encoding NUDIX hydrolase codes for the protein MKRKYPDAPIVAVGAIVVRQGRVLMAQRGHPPGEGIWAFPGGVVELGETLAEAAEREIWEECGIRVRVIRPFGVVDRVLRDAAGRVEYHYVIVDMLAEWVEGEPRAASDTSQVGWFSAEELDGLPLSPGVLEMAMRALGEVGASGAGADLTARSADGIM
- a CDS encoding nucleotidyl transferase AbiEii/AbiGii toxin family protein translates to MFTALLEKIALALDEAGIAYMVIGGQAVLLYGEPRLTKDIDITLGAGLDRLADVLSLAEKAGLKPLIDPETFTRQTMVLPCEDLATGIRVDFVFSFSPYEQQALERVRTVPMGKADVRFASLEDVIIHKIIAGRPRDLEDVRVMLLKNPSVDLAYTRMWLREFSDALSEPYLARFDEIAEESQPGK
- a CDS encoding PHP domain-containing protein, with product MSEPTLLRLRGHISPANREANPHLMLPFDVPDGVAALEVAYAYTARGSREPHAPPDNQIDIGILDPEGTPFPSERGFRGWSGTARDSFRVGARDATPGYIPGPITPGRWHILLGAYKLIPAGTDYEVTVRLIPGTAAHGEIPSPRMPEDLARRAGPAWFRGDLHCHTHHSDGRGSLRNLLERAEDAGLDFLAVTEHNTISHYPELAAYSGPILLIPGQEVTTYKGHLNAWGCDRWLDFRVRTREDMAWVVQQAHHSGALVSINHPKYDGPDWELGQDLDVDCVEVWQAPWFVSNHESLAFWERMLNAGRRVVGVGGSDCHIAPTIAEQALPHLAQPTTWVWAEDLSARGILDGIRAGHVHISSAPDGPRLRFTAQAGGQTAMAGDVLHPTPGEPIVFRVGAEGGDGLWLRIIANGREAARWVVQGNDFAAEWRTQADGNAWYRLDLLNPLEPEEESDPSAVLMEAMTNPIYTYVDLQGLLHPPPP